The Setaria viridis chromosome 6, Setaria_viridis_v4.0, whole genome shotgun sequence genome includes the window atatattatcttaaataaaaatatttctaTGTTATAAAGGTATTTTTAACGAATCTAGGAATGTCAGTTTTATGTTGTCAACCTGTATAAAAGCTTGGGTGTTTAATAATAGTTAGAATTTAAAAATTAAGTAACTTACAAAGAACCGCAGCAAAATTTCACGCGCAATATAAAATAACTCTTCGGTGAGCTCTGGCCTCCGTCTTCCATTCCATGCCCCATTACACACTTTAATCAATAAATAATTAtcctaaaaaataaatttgtcactctttttttcttttgccacAGAGCTCAGGTTCGGGCTTGGATTCAGTTTTGGGGGTGTCTACAGCCACGCAGGCGCGGAGGTTATGAGCAACAACACATCAGAAGGAAACTAAAGGTCACAGACAGATTATTATTTACTAATGACCACAGAGCACATACACCCAACAATAGAAATCTGATACCTCCGCCTTACTCCAACATTCCACATATAATAATGACAGATTGTAATGCATGATTACGGcagaaaaatacaaaataatGCTCTCCTTTAAACGTGTGAATCATTCCTTGAAAGCCAAACTCCCTGGATCACGGTTGCGATAAGCGTGCCTACAAGCAGGAAGCCCAGCACAACTGGGAGGATCCCTACATAGAGAGTAAGCTCCGCATTTCTTACAGTTGTCACCATCATCAGGTAAAGCCCCAGCACAACtgtgaagaagaacaagaacccGATGATGCTTACTTCTGTGAGGTGGTCCGGCCCTACCATATACATGTAGTGTCCCAAGATCATGCTGATGAGACCGCCACAGTTGACGACACCTGCTGACCATTCAAAGACGTTCTCGAGAGCTCGATCATCGCCTTCATCGGAGTCGAGATGTTGGGCAGGTTTTGTGTTGGTGGTGTTTTGTTGCCTTACACTAGGCCGCAGTTTGCGTTGAAGGAGAGCCGCAAAGAACAGGAGCAGCACGGGGATGATGGCGCAGCGGTAGTCCTTGTGGAATGACACGAGCAGGAGGTACGACAGTAGCACCAGAAGGAACCACGAGAGGTAGACCAAGGTGTAGCCCCACCTTGCTGGCGTCCTCGTTACGGAGATGAGGTCAATGGGGATTGCGACGAAGAAGGCCACCATGGCGACCTTGAAGGTTGTATTCCCAGTGGAAGACAACGACGCTGATGAGGAACCCAGGTACGCCACGAACGTGGTGATGGCGAACAGGAGGGCTTTCTGGGAATATCTGGAGCAACGTTTCTGCTGCTCCTGAAGCTGATCTTGTGGGGTGTCATTGACGACCTGTTTACATTTCCGGACCACAAAGATAAGCAAAAAAGCGGAGATCGAACAGATAAATAATAGGCATGCGAGTAGTATAAGCTATTTGAAGAACAAGATCCCACCACAGCACGAACTAGCCGGCTTATTGTGCGCTTGATTGGATCGATGACAAGAAAGCTTCTGGCCGGCAAACCAAGAAGAACACTAGCCGGTGGCTGCCGCACAAGCGTACTGTTTTTCTCGAGATCTTTTTGCTCATCATCCTGATCAGACTTTGTAAGGCCACAACAGCAAGAGTAAACTTTCAAGTACAGAGAGAGACACGATAACCGAAGGGGAAATCAATCTTCGTTGATGGGAAGGGAGGGAATCAGTGCTCACGTACGTCGCGTGCTTCCGCCGAAGCATTGCTGAAGAAGCGCCGGCCAGCGTTCCAGTAGACGGAGGCCTGGCGCCATCGCCTCACAGGCGGACGAGAGCTGTTCAGTGGCTCCTCCATTTGCACGGCCAGGCAGACGCTGCCCCCTTGTTCCTTATCTTCAGGCGGAGCTTGGGCTAATCGTGGACTCGGGAGTCAACTCCATGGCTGCATATGGGCTAATCGTGGACTCCGGAGTCAACTCCATGGCTGCATATCACATGGATTATAGTCCCTGTGATCGCAACATCTTTTGAATAAAAAGCAGGCCTTATATTACCGTCATTGTCATTGACGGTGGCCGCTAAACTGTCGGTATATAGTGCATGCACGTAGAGAGCATTTAGCAGTCTCTGAAATCTGAATAGTTCAATTCTACTGCTTTTAGACTAGTCAACAGTGTGCTTTCCTATTACTActatcaccaattcaccatcaAGAAAGCACCGAGGCCCTACCACCGGCCGTCACCCTTTGGTCCCgctccctcttcctctccagTGAGGAGCCGGTAGGGAGAAGGAACCGGGATCCATATCATCCCTAGTAGATCTAGTGGTCGTTTAGGTTTTACTTAAACAATGTATACATCTTCACTGTTATtaatgatggtgatgatgacggATTTTCTTATTTTGTTCACCTGGCCATCATAGAGTTCAGTGCTTTCTTCCTGGGCGAGGCGGTTTTGGCTATCGATTTTGTGCCCATGGCTTCATTGTTCGGGTAGAGTTGATCAGTTGATGGCGAAGTTGTTTCAAATAATAGTACAGATCTCTCTTCGTCGTCGTACTAGTTTTCAATCCAGCAATGGTGAAAGGCTTGTGAGAGGGTTGTGGTTGCCTTGACGGATAGCGATGCAGGATCAAATTTGAGACAGTCAGCTCACTGAGGTTTATCTAATGGTTTATAGATCCTCTTTTCAAGATGGGCGACTATTACAGTCTTCATTAGCACGGTGCAATTGGGATTTTGTCTACATcatatcttgtttggttctctGTTTATCCTCTATCTTTCTTGGCCACAGGGTCGACGGTGGTAGAGCACAACAAAGTGGCAATCATTGCTATTGGATACCACGGAGAAGTAAAGCTTTATCGAATTTGATTGTAACTTTCGTTTTTGGTCTTAAGATAAATCAGGTATAAGATCGTCCATGGAGTTCATATCCATGGAGTTGAGATCTACGACCCTTCCTTTGCGTTCCTGTCCTCACCTGGAGGCTCCATTTGCTTGGCGACACGCATGGAGAAGATTCACTAGCAAGATCGTCTGATCAGGTATGCAAACCATGTTTGCTTCTCCTACTCTCTCTTCTGCTCTGAATTTCTTCTTGTCCATTGGCAGTACATAAACATCGATTTCAGTTACTGTTTTTTTCATATATTTGGCTCGCAAGTCAACTTTTATGTTCGTACCTGCTTTCATGTCTCGTTGTTCAACGATGAAATACCTTAATCTTGGAGTGGTTTGCTAGCCTATTGACGCTtgttatttacacacttttagtgttgtttaactagtgttttcatgttTATTCTTacactaacccgccacttggcacgtGAAATAACTCCATTATTGCATACacgttgtattttggagcatgttGTGTTTTGGCAGAAATGCGATATAATCAAGGGGTTTTCACAAGCAGCTAAATGAATATTTGGACATGGATCGTCGAGGGGAGCCaacacgaggaaggagaggaccaggagggCTAGAAAGGGCCCatgctgatcggcctggcccaaTCCTGGGTCCGGTCGAGCCCACGTTTTTTCAGCATGACGTCCACGACATCCTCTAGGGATTTTTCATCGAGGACCAGGAGGGCTAGAAAGGGCCCATACTGATGGCCTGGCCCAATCCTAGGCCCGGTCGAGCCCATGTTTTTTCAGCATGACGTCCACGACATCCTCTAGGGATTTTTCACCAAAATTGACCCAGAGCTACCGCCTACAAGGGACTATAAATACAACCTCATTGGATCAAGGAAGGGAGAGACAAACGGGGAAAGGAGATCACCACAAAAGCatcatccaccgccgccacaagtaagaaaaatagagaaaagaTTGGATCCAGAGGAGGCCACGCGAAGAGGAGCACCAGGGGAGGTGAAAACCCTCTGAGACGATTGGCTCAgaggtgcccaggccgatcggcctgagtcTTTCCTGCCCCCGTCCGTCATCGTCTTCGATCCAGTTGATCCACAGGGCATCCTTTACGCTAAAATttatcaacatgtgtaagattaTGGGAGTAAAGTCTTTGTTTGTCCTCAGGGTTGTAttgagatcttgatttgtaatcgccaAACCTCTTTGTGAGATCAATCTGTTATctttcatatcttgatgatgtacTTTCATGAATGGCTGGCCAGCACTACTTTAGGTTGTATCTTTGCTTTCCTAGAACAATCATCTTGTCGTGTTCTTTGTTCGATAGTTGAGTACCCTTGTGTAGTGAATAGTGTGcgggagggaaagtgttgggcttggttcacatccactcatggTGACACTTACATATGTTTTGTTAACTCTTGGCGATTGCATCTGAAAGTGATCCTAGATCTCTAGgacaagcattttatctatcttgtgcACACCTTTACTCTCTCTACCTGCTTTGATCTAGATTGCTTAGATTAGTTAGATCAATCTCATACACCAAGTGCTTTCAGTTACTTAGACTAATACCTAGTTAAGtgtgcaaatccacttgttccacggattaataaaccttgggggagtactctaaggaaagagctacaactgatttgtgcacttgtggttcacaaattggtgtgctaactgccatcaacaagcttttctagcaCCGTTGCTGGGGAGTAAGTCAATTTTGCTACGTTCaactttgtattaatttttgttaacctctaacatctaaccttttctctagaaaagaaagtctttatttttattttttgtgtcCAGATGACTCCGGTCAATCTAAACAAGGAGGAAGGGGAAAAGTCACTAAGGGACTATGCAATACAATTGACCAACCAATTCGACATGCAGAAATCTGACTCGATACTTGGTTTGACATGCAGAAATCCAACCAATATGAATTGAATCAAGGAATCATCGAGATGGCTAAGAGTAACCCTTTGCAAGGGCTAGAGATTGATAATCCATACAAGTACATTGAGCGATTCATGATGCTTTGCAACACGCTACAACAAGAGGAAGTTCCACCAGCTTGGTTCATATGGAATTTGTTCCTATTTTCACTTGCAGGCGAAGCAAAATGATGGTATgtagaaagtttttttttgatgcGAAGGGTACTTGGGAGATTTTGATGACAAAGTTTTGCGGAAGATTTTTCTCCATAAGCAAAGTTCAAAACCTTCGGAAGGAAGTGATCAAttttgtgcaaggagaagatgaaggaatagatcAAGCCTGGGATAGATTTAATAGATTACTCCAACAAGGTCTAAAGTTTAGATTCTCAAGTGATGTGTTATTGCATACATTCTATTTTGCGCTAACCCAAAAATGTCGGGAGTTCGTTCAAATGTGTGCAAGAGTAGATCTTATGGAGAAAACTCTCAGGGAGGCTGCTCAACTATTATAGAAAATTAGCAGAGGTGCAGCTATGAATAGAGAATGGGATAGCTATCAATCTGGAGTAGAGAATCAAGAAAATCAAGGACAAATACttgctggaattttcagaaTAGAACTCCAGAAAAATACAAAAGAAGAACCTATGGTGCAAATAGAAGAAGAACTGGCACACGAGAAGGAACCCACTCAACACATCAAGAACGACAAACCAGAAACATCTGAAGTCTGAAGTCTGGCCAATGCAAAGTCCCTGCGggagtttgaacaaatggattAGGTGCCTATCAATTTCAGTGAAATATTTGATAACCATGGACCATATCCAAATCAAAAAGGGTGGGTCAGAGCTATAGAGGCAGATTTTCCACCAGAAAGACATAATTTGTATATGCTTGACAAAGAAACAATTGGGGAAATAATTCAAAAGCTCTTCAGTGAAGAAGAAGTAGACCCAGGTTATGTCACCGAAGTGAAAAGGATCATGGGTGTGAAGTCCAAATCATCGCCATTTGCTATTCTGGCACAAGTTTATGCAATCGGTACCAATCAAGATGAAGGAGCATCATTGCCTATCCTCATATTAATTGCACAATTGATGGTGAACACATCGACAAGGCACTTTGCGACATAGGAGCTCATGTAAGTGTTATGCCTTCGAATCTTTATGATAAGCTTTATAGTTGAACCTTGCAACTTACTCCAACCCCGATCACATTAATCATGGGAGATGGTAGAACAACCaaacctttgggtgtgcttagaGATTTAGATGTTACTATCTCAGAAAAAGTTATATGGACTGatttctttgttattgatgCTTGCCATGATGATATAATCCTCGGTAGGTCTTTTCTTAAGTTGGTTAACGCTGTGCTTGATGCTGGGAAGAGAAAAGTGACTATAAATCTTGATGGTGCAAAATATACATACGATTTTCTACCCGCTTCTTGTCAAATTCTACCTCTATCTCCTGATAATAAGGAGGTGGAGAGTGTGTGCTTTGCTGAAAATTTCAGGGAACCTTTGCTGAGAGCCATGGAAAATAATGAGGATGGCCAAGATGATGAATTGGGAGAAGCGACTGAAGCATTGTCACCACAATATGGAACTATGGATGAAGAAAAATTTGAATACATCGGAGACTTGAGACAACAAGAACCAGAAGCGCTAGATGTCAAGCAAAAGACATTGCTGAAGGGTTTGAAATATGAATATTTGGGAGACAACAAGCCATATCCAATCATTGTTAGCGATGAGCTAAGAGAAGTGAGAATCGATGGCGTCAGAGAGTAATGAATTGGAGAACAGGGTTCGAAGAGCTTGACCATGTCAGATGGCACGACACACCACAAATGGTCAGCCACATGTGCTACCCACAGCTTGATGGTAGAATCATCCTCCCTCAGTGGATGCACCACTGCCCCAAATGAACTACAATCATGTGTTAGAGCTCTTATCGCAACAACTCCCCTAGAGGTGAAACCATGGACTGTAGGTTCAATGGTGTTGAAGCAAAAGAGTTACAACAACTATGGCAGATTGGATCGACATCCTTTTCACATGAACCAGTGATCGAGAAGTTGATGAAGGGTTGAGATGTCCTTGTGACTTGGACCTAGCTGTAATGTCGGCATACAAAGTAGAGCAACATGCACTTGGTGAAGGTGTGGCCACTCCAACTCCGTTTTTGAAAAGGGTGCACATTGGAGTCGACTCGCAGAGTTGGAAAGTGAGACCAAAGGCGACAATGCTGCTCTTGATGTCCTGGGAGGAAACAACGAATGCAACGGAAGGAGTCCCTACCTGAGTTGACTTGGTGGTCACGTGCAAGGCAGTGGTAACATCTACATCGAGCCTGTCTCTTAGGCGATGCTCCGGTCTTATTGTGAAgagtgtggtggtggtgatggttgATGGTGGAGGCGACCCTTTAAATCAATAGACACCCACGACAGTTCCATTTGTAAGGAAAATGACCCTAAGCCATATTGATTTTGATAATTAAtaacaacatagtcattgggactaatgtgtTTGTAAGATATACCTTTGCAGGTGTTTTATAGGTCCTAAGGATGAATTCCAAcgccatcaaaatgagaagaaaaagaaagaattaGAAGAATTCTACGGTATCCAAATGATAGTAAAAATCCAGAGATATACAAATGATGTTATTGAAGCTGCGACAAAGACACGTGAAGACTTGAAGCGAATCCTACTGGATGTGCACCGACACATTTCCCAATTCGCACGGTGATCATTGGCGAagccaccgaatcagtcggtgacaaaAGGAGGCTAAGGACGTGTATTGTGTACACTGACCCATTCGGTACACGTAGCGGATCACCACCAAATGCGTCGGTGCGGGACAAGCGGCTGGGTGGGACTGTGGGTACTAATTTGAGGTTATCTGTGGGCCCTCCTAATGGTGGAAAGTTGGGCCAATAACTGAAAACTAGAAATCGGAGTGACGAGGGGAGGGAGCCTAGCCTCCTCGCTCGGGCCTCTTTAGGTCCTCCTCTGCAAACACCCAATAATCTTTGTTGACATGAAGAATCTTTTTTTAGGTCCAATAATACTTGAACCTTCATGGCTTTTGCTTGAAGGCTGCGAAGATCTGGAGAACGGTCGCGACGGTCGTGACAACGGTGACGAAGGCGACGAGAAGCCAGGGCACGTTGACATAGTAGCGCTTCACGTCGGCCAGCTTCATCAACAGCGGGTATTGGCTCCGCTCCCGCAGCTTCTGCAGCATCTCGCCCAGGTAGCTCTTATCCAGCTCAGCCGCCGCCTCGCTCGCCGTGCCAACCTGCTGGAAGAAGCGCGCCACTTCCTCCATGCCCTCCCTCCCCGACGTGCCGCTCCGCACCACATCCGCCGCCATCAGCACGGTCGCGTCCTCTGACGACTGCACCAGCTTCGACATGAACCACACGTACGCCGACACGTCGCCGGCGCGCTGTTCCGCGGACTGCTCGAACGCCATCAGGTTCAGCAGCAGAGCCGCCGTCCCGAACTCGATCCGCAGCTGCGGCAAGAGCAGCAAGTCCTGATGCGCCAGCTTTGTGGCAAGCGGCACATGGCCCAGCACTGACGCGATGCCCGCCACGGCCTTGCTCGGGTTTCCGGGCGACTTGGTGAACCGCAGCAACATCCGCTTCAGGTCTCTCGCCGACGGCAGGACCTCCGGCCCGTACCTCGCGCTCCACCGGCTCTCCTCGGGTAGGGTCGGgtacagcagcagcaccaggaggagaagcaggaggcgccgcagcagccgcgccgcctcctgcaTCTTCTCCATCAGTACCCCACCGGCATggatccgcggcggcggctcccacCGGGTGCGCGCCGTGGTGACCATCTCGTGGACCAGGTGCAGGATGTGGCAGACGTCGTCGGCGGGTGGCAGCGCCTCGCTCAAATCGCGGAAGCGCTCATTGCCGAGGTAGTAGAGCACCAGCTTCATGAGCAGGACCGGCGGATCGTAGCCCACGGAGTCGAACTCCGGCAACCTCGTGCTTGTGATGAggtcgacgaggacgaagaaCGGGATCTGGTTCTCGGCGAGGACGAGGTCCACGGAGAGCTGCGCCGGGCCGAACGGCGTGGCGTGTAGCCACTGCTCCTCCTTGCCCGTGGCGACATTGACGAGGTGCTCGATGATGAAGCAGCCGTCGAGCACCAGCATCTCGATAAAGTCCTCGGCACTCAAGTCGTCGACGTCCTCGGCGGCGTACATGGCGCGGGCCTCCCGCTCGcgcgcggcgacgaggcggacgTAGCCCTCGATGACGGCGAGGGCGAGGTGCCGGGAGTCATCGGGGTGGCCGCGGGAGATGAGGCTGTTGAGGTATGCCAACTTGAGCCGGTTCccctggcggaggcggcgctcggCATCCCTGGCGTGGAGCGGGCCGATGGCGACGAGCCCCGGCGTGTAGGCGTCCGGGTTGAGGGTGCGGATGTGGCCCGGGACGCGGGACACGCGGTGGGTGTTCATCATGATCCGGTGCTGCTCCGTCACCGCCGCGTCCTGCTGCCGCTGCGTCAGGCGCCGCGCCAGCCACTCCACGTGCAGGTGCAGCATCATGTCGTCATCGTCCATGACCGGCATGGCTAGTGTGTGTGTGGATCATCATGCCTGAGTGGGCACATGTATTATATGAGTGGCATGCAGATCAAGGAATCGATCTGAACTGAGAAAGGTTAAGAGGCGACGATGACACGGACACGCAAGAATAACATCAGCACATATATACGATCCCTGGAGTGATCGAGCAACTGGTGGATTGATTCGTAGCTTTCGATGGTGGCAAGATGTTACGGATAGATGAGatgatacatagcaaaagtaatGTGTctataaaaatcaaaatgaatagtaatttaggatggagggagtaatatagaAGAAACATTAAAAATGAATCAATACTTGTGTGAGGCCGTAGCAGAGGATCAttctttgctttgcttttggATGTAGGACAGCAGGATTTTAGTGAGCTTGTCATTTTGTGTGTATTCTCTCATCCGAAAGCAGACCGTTTTTAAGTGCCGAATGACATATGAGGCAAACATGACCTAAGAGTAAAATGCACAGTTGCGTTATATAGGTCCCTGATAGAATTATTTAAGTTTTTAATCCCTCCGtgccaaattataggtcgttttgccttttctagatgtatggatagtattatgcatctaga containing:
- the LOC117859978 gene encoding uncharacterized protein isoform X2; translation: MEEPLNSSRPPVRRWRQASVYWNAGRRFFSNASAEARDDDEQKDLEKNSTLVRQPPASVLLGLPARSFLVIDPIKRTISRLVRAVVVNDTPQDQLQEQQKRCSRYSQKALLFAITTFVAYLGSSSASLSSTGNTTFKVAMVAFFVAIPIDLISVTRTPARWGYTLVYLSWFLLVLLSYLLLVSFHKDYRCAIIPVLLLFFAALLQRKLRPSVRQQNTTNTKPAQHLDSDEGDDRALENVFEWSAGVVNCGGLISMILGHYMYMVGPDHLTEVSIIGFLFFFTVVLGLYLMMVTTVRNAELTLYVGILPVVLGFLLVGTLIATVIQGVWLSRNDSHV
- the LOC117859978 gene encoding uncharacterized protein isoform X1 codes for the protein MEEPLNSSRPPVRRWRQASVYWNAGRRFFSNASAEARDSDQDDEQKDLEKNSTLVRQPPASVLLGLPARSFLVIDPIKRTISRLVRAVVVNDTPQDQLQEQQKRCSRYSQKALLFAITTFVAYLGSSSASLSSTGNTTFKVAMVAFFVAIPIDLISVTRTPARWGYTLVYLSWFLLVLLSYLLLVSFHKDYRCAIIPVLLLFFAALLQRKLRPSVRQQNTTNTKPAQHLDSDEGDDRALENVFEWSAGVVNCGGLISMILGHYMYMVGPDHLTEVSIIGFLFFFTVVLGLYLMMVTTVRNAELTLYVGILPVVLGFLLVGTLIATVIQGVWLSRNDSHV
- the LOC117860162 gene encoding UPF0481 protein At3g47200 is translated as MPVMDDDDMMLHLHVEWLARRLTQRQQDAAVTEQHRIMMNTHRVSRVPGHIRTLNPDAYTPGLVAIGPLHARDAERRLRQGNRLKLAYLNSLISRGHPDDSRHLALAVIEGYVRLVAAREREARAMYAAEDVDDLSAEDFIEMLVLDGCFIIEHLVNVATGKEEQWLHATPFGPAQLSVDLVLAENQIPFFVLVDLITSTRLPEFDSVGYDPPVLLMKLVLYYLGNERFRDLSEALPPADDVCHILHLVHEMVTTARTRWEPPPRIHAGGVLMEKMQEAARLLRRLLLLLLVLLLYPTLPEESRWSARYGPEVLPSARDLKRMLLRFTKSPGNPSKAVAGIASVLGHVPLATKLAHQDLLLLPQLRIEFGTAALLLNLMAFEQSAEQRAGDVSAYVWFMSKLVQSSEDATVLMAADVVRSGTSGREGMEEVARFFQQVGTASEAAAELDKSYLGEMLQKLRERSQYPLLMKLADVKRYYVNVPWLLVAFVTVVTTVATVLQIFAAFKQKP